In the genome of Pseudomonas sp. HS6, one region contains:
- a CDS encoding DUF2790 domain-containing protein — protein sequence MKALLVLALSSLCATAMADEVPTDVAQQQPAIEEYTYSTHLDIANVVSMSEVPNVCEVVPMKMEYDDSTGQRHILRYSVMGNGCTN from the coding sequence ATGAAAGCTTTATTGGTTCTGGCCCTCAGCAGTCTGTGCGCAACCGCCATGGCAGACGAGGTCCCGACTGATGTCGCACAGCAACAACCGGCTATCGAGGAATACACTTACTCCACTCACCTGGACATCGCCAACGTTGTATCGATGAGCGAAGTTCCGAATGTCTGCGAAGTGGTTCCGATGAAAATGGAGTACGACGACTCCACCGGCCAGCGCCACATCCTGCGTTACAGCGTGATGGGTAACGGCTGCACCAATTGA
- the acs gene encoding acetate--CoA ligase: MSAASLYPVRPEVLANTLTDEATYKAMYQQSVVNPDGFWREQAKRLDWIKPFTTVKQTSFDDHHVDIKWFADGTLNVSYNCLDRHLAERGDQVAIIWEGDDPSESRNITYRELHEQVCKLANALRGQDVHRGDVVTIYMPMIPEAVVAMLACTRIGAIHSVVFGGFSPEALAGRIIDCRSKVVITADEGIRAGKKISLKANVDDALTNPETSSIQKVIVCKRTGGDIKWNQHRDIWYEDLMKVAGTVCAPKEMGAEEALFILYTSGSTGKPKGVQHTTGGYLLYAAMTHERVFDYRPGEIYWCTADVGWVTGHSYIVYGPLANGATTLLFEGVPNYPDITRVAKIVDKHKVNILYTAPTAIRAMMASGTAAVEGADGSSLRLLGSVGEPINPEAWDWYYKNVGKSRCPIVDTWWQTETGGNMMSPLPGAHALKPGSAARPFFGVVPALVDNLGNIIEGEAEGNLVILDSWPGQARTLYGDHDRFVDTYFKTFRGMYFTGDGARRDADGYYWITGRVDDVLNVSGHRMGTAEIESAMVAHPKVAEAAVVGVPHDIKGQGIYVYVTLKNGEEPSEQLRLELKNWVRKEIGPIASPDVIQWAPGLPKTRSGKIMRRILRKIATAEYDGLGDISTLADPGVVQHLIDTHKTMNVA; encoded by the coding sequence ATGAGTGCGGCTTCCCTGTATCCCGTTCGTCCCGAGGTTCTGGCCAATACGCTGACCGACGAGGCGACCTACAAAGCCATGTACCAACAGTCGGTCGTCAACCCTGACGGTTTCTGGCGCGAACAAGCCAAGCGCCTCGACTGGATCAAGCCTTTCACCACGGTGAAACAGACTTCGTTCGACGATCACCATGTCGACATCAAGTGGTTTGCCGACGGCACCCTGAACGTTTCCTACAACTGCCTCGACCGTCATCTGGCCGAGCGCGGCGATCAAGTCGCCATCATCTGGGAAGGCGATGATCCTTCCGAAAGCCGCAACATCACTTACCGCGAACTGCACGAACAAGTGTGCAAACTCGCCAACGCCCTGCGTGGCCAGGACGTACACCGCGGCGACGTGGTGACCATCTATATGCCGATGATCCCCGAAGCCGTGGTCGCCATGCTGGCCTGCACCCGGATCGGCGCGATTCACTCGGTGGTGTTCGGCGGTTTCTCGCCGGAAGCCCTGGCCGGTCGCATCATCGACTGCCGCTCGAAAGTGGTGATCACCGCTGACGAAGGCATCCGCGCCGGCAAGAAGATTTCCCTCAAGGCCAACGTCGACGACGCCCTGACCAACCCGGAAACCAGCAGCATCCAGAAAGTCATCGTGTGCAAGCGCACCGGCGGCGACATCAAGTGGAACCAGCATCGCGACATCTGGTACGAAGACCTGATGAAAGTGGCGGGCACTGTCTGCGCGCCGAAAGAGATGGGCGCTGAAGAAGCGCTGTTCATCCTTTATACCTCCGGCTCCACCGGCAAGCCGAAGGGCGTGCAGCACACCACTGGCGGCTATCTGTTGTACGCGGCGATGACTCACGAGCGCGTGTTCGACTACCGTCCGGGCGAAATCTACTGGTGCACCGCCGACGTTGGCTGGGTCACCGGTCACTCCTACATTGTCTACGGCCCGCTGGCCAACGGCGCGACCACGCTGCTGTTCGAAGGCGTGCCGAACTACCCGGACATCACCCGGGTGGCGAAGATCGTCGACAAGCACAAGGTCAACATCCTCTACACCGCGCCGACCGCGATCCGCGCGATGATGGCCTCCGGCACCGCCGCTGTTGAAGGCGCGGACGGCAGCAGCCTGCGTCTGCTCGGTTCGGTCGGCGAGCCGATCAACCCGGAAGCCTGGGACTGGTACTACAAGAATGTCGGCAAGTCCCGTTGCCCGATCGTCGACACCTGGTGGCAGACCGAAACCGGCGGCAACATGATGAGCCCGCTGCCGGGCGCTCATGCGCTGAAGCCGGGTTCTGCGGCACGCCCGTTCTTCGGTGTGGTGCCGGCGCTGGTGGACAACCTCGGCAACATCATCGAGGGCGAAGCCGAAGGCAATCTGGTGATTCTCGATTCGTGGCCGGGTCAGGCGCGCACCCTTTACGGCGACCACGACCGTTTCGTCGACACCTACTTCAAGACCTTCCGTGGCATGTACTTCACCGGTGACGGCGCCCGCCGCGATGCCGACGGTTACTACTGGATCACCGGTCGTGTAGACGACGTGCTCAACGTGTCCGGCCACCGCATGGGCACCGCCGAGATCGAAAGCGCCATGGTCGCTCACCCGAAAGTCGCCGAAGCGGCGGTGGTCGGTGTGCCGCACGACATCAAGGGGCAGGGCATTTATGTCTACGTCACTCTGAAGAATGGTGAAGAGCCGAGCGAGCAACTGCGCCTGGAGCTGAAGAACTGGGTGCGCAAGGAGATCGGGCCGATCGCTTCGCCGGACGTGATCCAGTGGGCGCCAGGGCTGCCGAAGACCCGTTCGGGCAAGATCATGCGTCGCATTCTGCGCAAGATCGCCACAGCTGAATACGATGGCTTGGGTGATATCTCCACCCTGGCCGATCCGGGCGTGGTGCAGCATCTGATCGATACGCACAAGACCATGAACGTCGCGTAA
- a CDS encoding ABC transporter substrate-binding protein, which yields MKKLVLLGALALSVLSLPTFADEKPLKIGIEAAYPPFASKAPDGSIVGFDYDIGNALCEEMKVKCQWVEQEFDGLIPALKVRKIDAILSSMSITDDRKKSVDFTNKYYNTPARLVMKEGTQVSEGLAELKGKNIGVQRGSIHERFAREVLAPLGAEIKPYGSQNEIYLDVAAGRLDGTVADATLLNDGFLKTDAGKGFAFVGPAFTDVKYFGDGVGIAVRKGDALKDKINTAIAAIRENGKYKQIQDKYFDFDIYGK from the coding sequence ATGAAGAAACTTGTGCTGCTTGGCGCCCTGGCACTGTCCGTGCTGTCCCTGCCGACATTCGCCGATGAAAAGCCTCTGAAGATCGGTATCGAAGCGGCTTACCCTCCATTTGCTTCCAAAGCGCCGGACGGCAGCATCGTCGGTTTCGACTACGACATCGGCAACGCGCTGTGCGAAGAAATGAAGGTCAAGTGCCAGTGGGTCGAGCAAGAATTCGACGGTCTGATCCCGGCACTGAAAGTGCGCAAGATCGACGCGATCCTGTCGTCCATGTCGATCACTGACGACCGCAAGAAGTCCGTGGACTTCACCAACAAGTACTACAACACCCCGGCCCGCCTCGTGATGAAGGAAGGCACTCAGGTCAGCGAAGGTCTGGCTGAGCTGAAGGGCAAGAACATCGGCGTGCAGCGTGGTTCGATCCACGAGCGTTTCGCCCGCGAAGTCCTGGCCCCGCTGGGTGCCGAGATCAAGCCGTACGGCTCGCAGAACGAAATCTACCTCGACGTGGCCGCCGGCCGCCTCGACGGTACTGTGGCGGACGCTACGCTGTTGAATGACGGCTTCCTGAAAACCGACGCCGGCAAAGGCTTCGCGTTCGTAGGCCCTGCCTTCACCGACGTCAAATACTTCGGCGACGGCGTAGGTATCGCCGTGCGCAAGGGCGACGCCCTGAAAGACAAGATCAATACTGCCATCGCGGCCATTCGCGAAAACGGCAAGTACAAGCAAATCCAGGACAAGTACTTCGACTTCGACATTTACGGCAAGTAA
- a CDS encoding ABC transporter permease, which produces MIFDYNVIWEALPLYLGGLVTTLKLLALSLFFGLLAALPLGLMRVSKNAVVNGAAWLFTYVIRGTPMLVQLFLIYYGLAQFEAVRESFLWPWLSSATFCACLAFAINTSAYTAEIIAGSLKATPNGEIEAAKAMGMSRFKMYQRILLPSALRRALPQYSNEVIMMLQTTSLASIVTLIDITGAARTVNAQFYLPFEAYITAGVFYLCLTFILVRLFKLAERRWLSYLAPRKH; this is translated from the coding sequence ATGATCTTCGACTACAACGTCATTTGGGAGGCCCTGCCGCTGTACCTCGGCGGTCTGGTGACCACCCTCAAGTTGCTCGCGCTGTCGCTGTTCTTCGGTCTGCTCGCGGCGCTGCCGCTGGGGCTGATGCGTGTATCCAAGAACGCTGTTGTCAACGGCGCGGCGTGGCTCTTCACTTACGTGATTCGCGGCACGCCGATGCTGGTTCAACTGTTCCTGATCTACTACGGTCTGGCCCAGTTCGAAGCGGTGCGTGAAAGCTTCCTGTGGCCGTGGCTGTCCAGCGCAACGTTCTGTGCGTGCCTGGCGTTCGCGATCAACACCAGCGCCTACACCGCCGAAATCATCGCCGGCAGCCTGAAGGCCACGCCGAACGGCGAGATCGAAGCGGCCAAGGCCATGGGCATGTCGCGCTTCAAGATGTACCAGCGCATCCTGCTGCCATCGGCCCTGCGCCGGGCGCTGCCGCAGTACAGCAACGAAGTGATCATGATGCTGCAGACCACCAGTCTGGCGTCCATCGTGACCCTGATCGATATCACCGGCGCGGCCCGTACCGTCAACGCGCAGTTTTACTTGCCGTTCGAGGCGTACATCACCGCCGGCGTGTTCTACCTGTGCCTGACCTTCATTCTGGTGCGCCTGTTCAAGCTGGCCGAGCGTCGCTGGCTGAGCTATCTGGCTCCGAGGAAGCACTGA
- a CDS encoding ABC transporter permease, with translation MLKGYGAVILDGAWLTLQLALSSMALAIVLGLIGVALRLSPVRWLAWLGDLYSTVIRGIPDLVLILLIFYGGQDLLNRVAPMLGYDDYIDLNPLAAGIGTLGFIFGAYLSETFRGAFMAIPKGQAEAGMAYGMSSFQVFFRVLVPQMIRLAIPGFTNNWLVLTKATALISVVGLQDMMFKAKQAADATREPFTFFLAVAAMYLVITSVSLLALRHLEKRYSVGVRAADL, from the coding sequence ATGTTGAAAGGCTACGGGGCTGTCATCCTCGATGGCGCTTGGCTGACGCTTCAGCTCGCCTTGTCGTCCATGGCCCTGGCCATCGTTCTCGGGCTGATCGGTGTCGCATTGCGCCTGTCGCCAGTGCGCTGGCTGGCCTGGCTGGGCGATCTGTATTCCACGGTGATCCGCGGGATTCCCGATCTGGTGCTGATCCTGCTGATCTTCTACGGCGGCCAGGACTTGCTCAACCGCGTCGCACCAATGCTCGGCTATGACGACTACATCGACCTGAATCCGCTGGCCGCCGGTATCGGCACCCTCGGCTTCATCTTCGGTGCGTACCTGTCGGAAACCTTCCGCGGCGCGTTCATGGCGATCCCCAAAGGTCAGGCCGAAGCGGGCATGGCGTACGGCATGAGCAGCTTCCAGGTGTTCTTCCGGGTGCTGGTGCCGCAGATGATTCGTCTGGCGATTCCGGGCTTCACCAACAACTGGCTGGTGTTGACCAAGGCCACCGCACTGATTTCCGTGGTCGGTCTGCAAGACATGATGTTCAAGGCCAAGCAGGCGGCCGACGCCACCCGCGAGCCTTTCACCTTCTTCCTCGCAGTGGCGGCGATGTACCTGGTCATCACCAGTGTCTCGTTGCTGGCGCTGCGTCACCTTGAGAAGCGCTACTCGGTAGGCGTAAGGGCGGCTGATCTATGA